One genomic region from Lathamus discolor isolate bLatDis1 chromosome 21, bLatDis1.hap1, whole genome shotgun sequence encodes:
- the TIMM44 gene encoding mitochondrial import inner membrane translocase subunit TIM44: MAAAAVGGCRKCLINGIWLISRRYPVPAVPRGTVYGMSPPGLETHQSRCYSSGGRKGFISGFVENIKQELAKNKEMKESIKKFRDEAKKLEESDALREARRKYKTIESETVKTSEVIKKKLGEITGTVKESLDEVSRSDIGRKIKEGVEGAAKTAKQSAESVTKGGEKLGRTAAFKAISQGVETVKKEIDESVLGQTGPYKRPERLRKRTEFSGESIKEERIFEANEEAMGVVLHKDSKWYQQWKDFKDNNVVFNRFFEMKMKYDESDNAFIRASRAVTDKVTDLIGGLFSKTEMSEVLTEILKVDPSFDKDRFLKQCEFDIIPNVLESMMSGELDILKDWCYEATYSQLAHPIQQAKAMGLQFHSRILDIDNIDLAMGKMMEQGPVLIITFQAQVVLVIKNQKGEVVEGDPDKVLRMLYVWALCRDQDELNPYAAWRLLDISSSSTEQVL, encoded by the exons atggcggcggcggcggtcgGCGGCTGTCGG AAATGTCTCATCAATGGCATATGGTTGATATCCAGAAGATACCCAGTTCCTGCAGTCCCCAGGGGTACAGTGTATGGCATGAGCCCGCCTGGTTTAGAGACCCATCAG TCTAGATGCTACTCTTCGGGAGGAAGAAAGGGTTTTATATCAGGGTTTGTGGAGAACATCAAACAGGAATTAGCGAAAAACAAGGAGATGAAAGAAAGCATTAAGAAATTCCGAGATGAAGCTAAAAAGCTGGAAGAATCTGATGCTCTTCGAGAAGCAAGGAGGAAATAT aaaacCATTGAATCTGAAACAGTGAAGACCTCAGAagtgattaaaaagaaacttgGAGAAATAACTGGGACAGTGAAAGAG AGTTTGGATGAAGTCAGTAGGAGTGATATTGGCCGGAAGATAAAGGAAGGTGTGGAAGGAGCAGCAAAAACAGCAAAGCAGTCTGCAGAGTCAGTGACAAAAGGAGGGGAGAAGCTGGGCAGGACAGCAGCCTTCAAAGCTATTTCTCAG GGAGTAGAAACAGTCAAGAAGGAGATAGATGAAAGTGTTTTAGGACAGACCGGTCCTTACAAACGTCCGGAGCGCCTACGGAAAAGGACAGAGTTCTCAGGAGAGAGTATTAAAGAGGAGCGAATATTTGAGGCTAATGA GGAGGCCATGGGTGTGGTGCTGCACAAAGACTCAAAATGGTATCAGCAGTGGAAGGATTTCAAGGATAACAACGTGGTCTTCAATA GGTTCTTTGAGATGAAGATGAAGTATGATGAGAGTGATAACGCATTCATTCGAGCTTCCAGAGCTGTCACAGACAAAGTCACGGACTTAATAG gtggatTGTTCTCGAAGACAGAAATGTCGGAGGTTTTGACAGAGATACTCAAAGTGGATCCATCCTTTGACAAAGACCGGTTCTTAAAGCAGTGCGAGTTTGATATAATCCCCAACGTCCTGGAG TCTATGATGTCTGGAGAGCTTGATATCCTCAAAGACTGGTGCTATGAAGCG ACTTACAGTCAGCTTGCTCATCCCATCCAGCAAGCCAAAGCCATGGGGCTCCAGTTCCACTCCAGGATTCTGGACATTGACAACATTGAT CTGGCCATGGGGAAGATGATGGAGCAGGGACCAGTTTTAATCATCACTTTCCAGGCTCAGGTGGTGCTGGTAATTAAGAACCAGAAAGGAGAAGTGGTGGAAGGTGACCCG GACAAGGTGCTGCGGATGCTGTACGTGTGGGCACTCTGCAGAGACCAGGATGAGCTCAACCCCTACGCTGCATGGAGGCTACTGGACATTTCCTCATCGAGCACTGAGCAGGTTCTCTGA